A single region of the Serinus canaria isolate serCan28SL12 chromosome 1, serCan2020, whole genome shotgun sequence genome encodes:
- the KCNRG gene encoding potassium channel regulatory protein: protein MSSREVVVLSVGGVRFVTRASTLQQFPESRLARMVNDDDREFKLVNGEFFVDRDGALFSYIMDFLRTLQVSLPPDFSDYQRLQREAEFYGLYPLANLLSQEHLLKPRLEILEVRFSLQEMQAFFRIFGSCSTTIEALAEQITVFTGQQSGQGWNSPFPSQKSLVPLPLERPSHHDIVFLCGTEYSAGDQFVARYVSIKPDKRKLINGTNVLGLLLDSLLKDGFHLISTRTVASEEKVECYTFERMKRAAGLAIMVNQTPGSSGVAQARRSQVQKGK, encoded by the exons ATGAGTAGTCGAGAGGTGGTCGTTCTGAGTGTGGGAGGTGTGAGGTTTGTAACCCGGGCTTCCACCTTGCAGCAGTTCCCTGAGTCCAGGCTGGCACGGATGGTGAATGACGATGACCGGGAATTTAAACTGGTGAATGGAGAGTTTTTTGTGGACAGAGATGGAGCTTTGTTTAGTTACATCATGGACTTCTTGAGGACTCTCCAGGTGTCCTTACCACCTGATTTCTCAGACTatcagaggctgcagagagaagcagaattCTATGGTCTCTACCCCCTGGCCAACCTCCTGAGCCAAGAACATTTGCTGAAGCCGAGGCTGGAGATCTTGGAAGTGCGTTTTTCTCTCCAAGAAATGCAGGCCTTTTTTCGGATCTTTGGTTCCTGCAGTACCACCATTGAGGCACTAGCTGAGCAGATCACTGTGTTTACAGGGCAGCAGTCAGGACAGGGCTGGAACagcccttttccttcccagaaatCGCTTGTTCCACTTCCTTTGGAAAGACCCTCTCATCACGATATAGTTTTTCTCTGTGGTACTGAGTATTCTGCTGGTGACCAGTTCGTGGCCAG GTATGTTTCCATAAAGCCTGATAAGAGAAAGCTGATTAATGGTACTAATGTGCTAGGCCTGCTGCTTGACTCTTTACTCAAAGATGGATTTCACCTCATAAGCACCAGGACAGTCGCCAGTGAAGAGAAGGTTGAATGCTACACTTTTGAAAGGATGAAGAGGGCAGCAGGCCTTGCCATCATGGTAAACCAAaccccagggagctctggggtAGCACAGGCAAGGAGAAGCCAAGTACAGAAAGGGAAATAA
- the TRIM13 gene encoding E3 ubiquitin-protein ligase TRIM13 isoform X2, with the protein MMELLEEDLTCPICCSLFDDPRVLPCSHNFCRKCLEGILDGNVRNVLWRPSPFKCPTCRKETPVTGVNSLQVNYSLKGIVEKYNKIKVTPKMPVCKVHSGQPLNIFCRTDMQLICGVCATRGDHTKHVFCSIEEAYSQEKRAFETLFQGFETWRCGDALSRLDTLETSKRKALQMLTKDSDKVKEFFEKLQHTLEQKRNEILSDFETMKLAVMQAYDPEINKLNTILQEQRMAFNIAEAFKDVSEPIIFLQQMQEFREKIKVLKETPLPCSTVDISPTMKSFDTSQWNGIKLVDVDKLSLPQESNSFKFKIPSVFSRRFIVNSLIFLLILAVTRMSFVESVIDNLQCWKSQFLTICLSYLADTVEIADHAVFYWEQMTDGASLLREKCKNYTLVVLDNVAQFVCKYKLL; encoded by the coding sequence ATGATGGAGCTCCTAGAGGAAGATCTGACCTGTCCCATTTGCTGTAGCCTGTTTGACGATCCTCGCGTCCTGCCCTGTTCACACAATTTCTGCAGAAAGTGTCTGGAAGGAATTCTTGATGGAAATGTGCGGAATGTGCTTTGGAGGCCATCCCCTTTCAAGTGCCCCACATGCAGAAAGGAGACTCCTGTCACTGGAGTCAACAGCTTGCAGGTCAACTATTCCCTGAAAGGTATCGTGGAGAAGTACAACAAAATCAAAGTAACTCCAAAAATGCCTGTGTGCAAAGTGCACAGTGGGCAACCCCTTAACATTTTTTGCAGGACAGACATGCAGCTGATCTGTGGAGTTTGTGCCACCCGTGGTGACCACACAAAGCATGTTTTCTGTTCCATTGAAGAAGCTTATTCCCAGGAGAAGCGGGCTTTTGAAACCTTGTTTCAGGGCTTTGAAACTTGGCGTTGTGGAGATGCCCTCTCACGGCTGGATACCTTAGAGACCAGCAAGAGGAAAGCTCTGCAGATGCTGACGAAAGATTCTGACAAAGTGAAGGAGTTCTTTGAGAAGCTGCAGCACACGCTGGAGCAGAAACGAAATGAGATTCTGTCTGACTTTGAGACCATGAAGCTTGCGGTGATGCAGGCCTACGATCCGGAAATCAATAAACTGAACACGATTCTGCAAGAGCAGCGGATGGCTTTTAACATTGCAGAGGCCTTCAAAGATGTGTCCGAGCCCATTATATTTCTGCAACAGATGCAGGAgttcagggaaaaaatcaaggTGCTCAAAGAAACCCCTTTACCTTGTTCCACTGTGGACATCAGTCCCACAATGAAGAGCTTTGATACCAGCCAGTGGAATGGAATAAAGCTTGTTGATGTGGACAAACTTTCCTTGCCTCAGGAAAGCAACAGTTTCAAATTCAAGATTCCCTCGGTCTTTTCACGCAGATTTATAGTGAACTCTCTTATTTTCTTGCTCATTCTTGCTGTCACCAGAATGTCCTTTGTGGAGTCAGTCATTGACAATCTCCAGTGCTGGAAATCACAGTTCCTTACAATTTGCTTGTCCTATTTGGCAGATACCGTGGAGATAGCAGATCATGCAGTCTTTTACTGGGAACAGATGACAGATGGAGCTTCACTGTTAAGAGAAAAGTGTAAAAACTATACGTTGGTTGTACTGGATAACGTCGCACAGTTTGTGTGCAAATATAAACTGTTGTGA
- the TRIM13 gene encoding E3 ubiquitin-protein ligase TRIM13 isoform X1, with translation MDMMELLEEDLTCPICCSLFDDPRVLPCSHNFCRKCLEGILDGNVRNVLWRPSPFKCPTCRKETPVTGVNSLQVNYSLKGIVEKYNKIKVTPKMPVCKVHSGQPLNIFCRTDMQLICGVCATRGDHTKHVFCSIEEAYSQEKRAFETLFQGFETWRCGDALSRLDTLETSKRKALQMLTKDSDKVKEFFEKLQHTLEQKRNEILSDFETMKLAVMQAYDPEINKLNTILQEQRMAFNIAEAFKDVSEPIIFLQQMQEFREKIKVLKETPLPCSTVDISPTMKSFDTSQWNGIKLVDVDKLSLPQESNSFKFKIPSVFSRRFIVNSLIFLLILAVTRMSFVESVIDNLQCWKSQFLTICLSYLADTVEIADHAVFYWEQMTDGASLLREKCKNYTLVVLDNVAQFVCKYKLL, from the coding sequence GACATGATGGAGCTCCTAGAGGAAGATCTGACCTGTCCCATTTGCTGTAGCCTGTTTGACGATCCTCGCGTCCTGCCCTGTTCACACAATTTCTGCAGAAAGTGTCTGGAAGGAATTCTTGATGGAAATGTGCGGAATGTGCTTTGGAGGCCATCCCCTTTCAAGTGCCCCACATGCAGAAAGGAGACTCCTGTCACTGGAGTCAACAGCTTGCAGGTCAACTATTCCCTGAAAGGTATCGTGGAGAAGTACAACAAAATCAAAGTAACTCCAAAAATGCCTGTGTGCAAAGTGCACAGTGGGCAACCCCTTAACATTTTTTGCAGGACAGACATGCAGCTGATCTGTGGAGTTTGTGCCACCCGTGGTGACCACACAAAGCATGTTTTCTGTTCCATTGAAGAAGCTTATTCCCAGGAGAAGCGGGCTTTTGAAACCTTGTTTCAGGGCTTTGAAACTTGGCGTTGTGGAGATGCCCTCTCACGGCTGGATACCTTAGAGACCAGCAAGAGGAAAGCTCTGCAGATGCTGACGAAAGATTCTGACAAAGTGAAGGAGTTCTTTGAGAAGCTGCAGCACACGCTGGAGCAGAAACGAAATGAGATTCTGTCTGACTTTGAGACCATGAAGCTTGCGGTGATGCAGGCCTACGATCCGGAAATCAATAAACTGAACACGATTCTGCAAGAGCAGCGGATGGCTTTTAACATTGCAGAGGCCTTCAAAGATGTGTCCGAGCCCATTATATTTCTGCAACAGATGCAGGAgttcagggaaaaaatcaaggTGCTCAAAGAAACCCCTTTACCTTGTTCCACTGTGGACATCAGTCCCACAATGAAGAGCTTTGATACCAGCCAGTGGAATGGAATAAAGCTTGTTGATGTGGACAAACTTTCCTTGCCTCAGGAAAGCAACAGTTTCAAATTCAAGATTCCCTCGGTCTTTTCACGCAGATTTATAGTGAACTCTCTTATTTTCTTGCTCATTCTTGCTGTCACCAGAATGTCCTTTGTGGAGTCAGTCATTGACAATCTCCAGTGCTGGAAATCACAGTTCCTTACAATTTGCTTGTCCTATTTGGCAGATACCGTGGAGATAGCAGATCATGCAGTCTTTTACTGGGAACAGATGACAGATGGAGCTTCACTGTTAAGAGAAAAGTGTAAAAACTATACGTTGGTTGTACTGGATAACGTCGCACAGTTTGTGTGCAAATATAAACTGTTGTGA
- the TRIM13 gene encoding E3 ubiquitin-protein ligase TRIM13 isoform X3 — protein MQKGDSCHWSQQLAGQLFPERTDMQLICGVCATRGDHTKHVFCSIEEAYSQEKRAFETLFQGFETWRCGDALSRLDTLETSKRKALQMLTKDSDKVKEFFEKLQHTLEQKRNEILSDFETMKLAVMQAYDPEINKLNTILQEQRMAFNIAEAFKDVSEPIIFLQQMQEFREKIKVLKETPLPCSTVDISPTMKSFDTSQWNGIKLVDVDKLSLPQESNSFKFKIPSVFSRRFIVNSLIFLLILAVTRMSFVESVIDNLQCWKSQFLTICLSYLADTVEIADHAVFYWEQMTDGASLLREKCKNYTLVVLDNVAQFVCKYKLL, from the exons ATGCAGAAAGGAGACTCCTGTCACTGGAGTCAACAGCTTGCAGGTCAACTATTCCCTGAAAG GACAGACATGCAGCTGATCTGTGGAGTTTGTGCCACCCGTGGTGACCACACAAAGCATGTTTTCTGTTCCATTGAAGAAGCTTATTCCCAGGAGAAGCGGGCTTTTGAAACCTTGTTTCAGGGCTTTGAAACTTGGCGTTGTGGAGATGCCCTCTCACGGCTGGATACCTTAGAGACCAGCAAGAGGAAAGCTCTGCAGATGCTGACGAAAGATTCTGACAAAGTGAAGGAGTTCTTTGAGAAGCTGCAGCACACGCTGGAGCAGAAACGAAATGAGATTCTGTCTGACTTTGAGACCATGAAGCTTGCGGTGATGCAGGCCTACGATCCGGAAATCAATAAACTGAACACGATTCTGCAAGAGCAGCGGATGGCTTTTAACATTGCAGAGGCCTTCAAAGATGTGTCCGAGCCCATTATATTTCTGCAACAGATGCAGGAgttcagggaaaaaatcaaggTGCTCAAAGAAACCCCTTTACCTTGTTCCACTGTGGACATCAGTCCCACAATGAAGAGCTTTGATACCAGCCAGTGGAATGGAATAAAGCTTGTTGATGTGGACAAACTTTCCTTGCCTCAGGAAAGCAACAGTTTCAAATTCAAGATTCCCTCGGTCTTTTCACGCAGATTTATAGTGAACTCTCTTATTTTCTTGCTCATTCTTGCTGTCACCAGAATGTCCTTTGTGGAGTCAGTCATTGACAATCTCCAGTGCTGGAAATCACAGTTCCTTACAATTTGCTTGTCCTATTTGGCAGATACCGTGGAGATAGCAGATCATGCAGTCTTTTACTGGGAACAGATGACAGATGGAGCTTCACTGTTAAGAGAAAAGTGTAAAAACTATACGTTGGTTGTACTGGATAACGTCGCACAGTTTGTGTGCAAATATAAACTGTTGTGA